Proteins encoded together in one Fibrobacter sp. UWR2 window:
- a CDS encoding M18 family aminopeptidase: MDFLDFLNFSVTPYHTVEGIKALLSQSKAGGLKVWERGGALIAVRMPKNACADFKFRIALAHTDFPALKITPNPDCRAAGIQTLHPEIYGSPIYTSWLDRDLGYAGILAYEADGRVETKVFRSDKVVRIPQLAVHLNRGVNQDGLKVNPQTDLNALWTAREGVKFVDALKKELPEGAELLDFDVQLFDAQPAQVGGLDDEWIFSGRLDNLSSCHAIATALTAAPVPEKDCLVAAFFNNEEIGSETREGAAGNFLKSVLESVSSLGCAELADALSSSLALSIDMAHAEHPNFVQKHDQNHAPVLGGGIVLKTNSQKRYASDVFSNAQFKLLCRRAGVAYQTFVMRNDMPCGSTVGPAVSAALGIPTVDIGEPMLSMHSIREMTAKKDHQGMIALVSTFFA; this comes from the coding sequence ATGGACTTTTTGGATTTTCTGAACTTTTCGGTGACGCCTTACCACACGGTGGAGGGTATAAAGGCGCTGCTCTCGCAGTCGAAGGCTGGTGGATTGAAGGTATGGGAACGCGGGGGTGCGCTCATCGCGGTCCGTATGCCGAAGAACGCCTGCGCGGACTTCAAGTTCAGGATTGCGCTTGCCCATACCGACTTCCCGGCGCTCAAGATTACGCCGAATCCGGACTGCCGTGCGGCGGGAATCCAGACGCTGCACCCCGAGATATATGGTAGCCCGATTTACACGAGCTGGCTGGATCGTGACCTGGGATATGCCGGGATTTTGGCGTACGAGGCTGACGGCAGGGTCGAGACGAAGGTGTTCCGTTCGGACAAAGTTGTCCGCATTCCCCAGCTGGCGGTCCACCTGAACCGCGGTGTGAACCAGGACGGCCTGAAGGTGAACCCGCAGACGGACCTGAATGCGCTCTGGACGGCCCGCGAGGGCGTGAAGTTCGTGGACGCGCTGAAGAAGGAGTTGCCGGAAGGGGCGGAACTGCTCGATTTCGACGTCCAGTTGTTCGATGCGCAGCCGGCGCAGGTGGGCGGGCTCGATGACGAATGGATTTTCTCGGGCCGCCTCGACAACCTCTCGAGCTGCCATGCGATTGCGACTGCGCTCACGGCGGCTCCTGTTCCCGAGAAGGATTGCCTGGTGGCGGCCTTCTTCAACAACGAGGAGATCGGCTCCGAAACCCGTGAAGGTGCTGCCGGCAACTTCCTGAAGAGCGTGCTGGAATCGGTATCGTCTCTTGGCTGTGCCGAACTTGCGGATGCGCTCTCGTCCAGTTTGGCCCTTTCTATCGACATGGCGCATGCCGAACACCCGAACTTTGTGCAGAAACACGACCAGAACCATGCTCCGGTTCTTGGTGGCGGAATCGTGTTGAAGACAAACTCGCAGAAGCGCTATGCGAGCGACGTGTTCTCGAATGCCCAGTTCAAGTTGCTCTGCAGGCGGGCGGGTGTCGCGTACCAGACCTTCGTGATGCGAAACGACATGCCCTGCGGCTCGACCGTGGGCCCCGCCGTCTCTGCCGCGCTCGGAATCCCGACGGTCGACATCGGCGAACCCATGCTCAGCATGCACAGTATCCGCGAGATGACTGCAAAAAAAGACCACCAAGGCATGATCGCCCTGGTGTCTACGTTCTTTGCGTAA
- the pyrF gene encoding orotidine-5'-phosphate decarboxylase, which produces MANFHERLEQRIAACGNPVCLGMDPVLKLIPLEGSAEEKIKRFYLDILECALKRNVTPAVVKPNSAYYECVSVQAMLVLQELIAAYRSAGIPVILDAKRGDIGKSSAAYANAAYDVYKADAVTVSPWMGSDSVGPFIRENSENGAYVLLRTSNKGAHDFQDMNVVRSDDPRDNAQAFYSVADKIIEWDGSLGYLGAVVGATHPEELEQITAYTVAKKHEIPFLIPGVSIPGVPGGQGGDAATVLRAIANGGGKRKFHVLNSSSGLNFAWQRNNTPANFANDCIDALERLAEACAV; this is translated from the coding sequence ATGGCGAACTTTCACGAGCGTCTTGAACAGCGTATCGCTGCCTGCGGGAACCCGGTGTGCCTGGGTATGGACCCGGTACTCAAACTGATTCCGCTCGAAGGCAGTGCCGAAGAGAAAATCAAGCGCTTCTACCTCGACATTCTGGAATGCGCCCTGAAGCGCAACGTGACGCCCGCGGTGGTGAAGCCGAACAGCGCTTACTACGAATGCGTGAGCGTGCAGGCGATGCTCGTGTTGCAGGAACTCATTGCCGCCTACAGGAGTGCCGGTATTCCGGTGATTCTCGATGCGAAGCGCGGCGATATCGGCAAGTCGAGTGCCGCGTATGCGAACGCCGCCTACGACGTGTACAAGGCCGATGCGGTGACGGTTTCCCCCTGGATGGGTTCTGATTCCGTTGGCCCGTTCATCCGCGAGAATTCCGAAAACGGTGCATATGTGCTGCTCCGTACGAGCAACAAGGGTGCACACGATTTCCAGGACATGAACGTTGTCCGCAGTGACGACCCGCGTGACAATGCGCAGGCATTCTATTCCGTTGCCGACAAGATTATCGAATGGGACGGTAGCCTCGGTTACCTCGGCGCTGTCGTCGGTGCGACGCACCCCGAAGAACTCGAGCAGATTACCGCCTACACGGTGGCGAAGAAGCACGAAATCCCGTTCCTCATTCCGGGCGTCTCGATTCCGGGCGTTCCCGGCGGTCAGGGCGGCGACGCAGCCACCGTTCTCCGCGCTATCGCGAACGGTGGTGGCAAGCGCAAGTTCCACGTGCTCAATAGCAGCAGCGGGCTTAACTTTGCCTGGCAGCGCAATAACACTCCGGCGAACTTCGCGAACGATTGTATCGACGCGCTGGAACGCCTTGCCGAGGCTTGCGCGGTATAA
- a CDS encoding MlaD family protein, producing MIIKPVKQINWMEVSGLLVGVFFTIAVVIFGFVLYTKLFTSGIIGVEEYKLHSNFEKALGLRPGTRVQISGVDVGQISDMEIEANGVHIEFTIRKQFQNWITDSAQVFAIRDQNLISARVINIDVNRGKGRVLEDGDYLPPGRAQDIETVLETANELLGRVNLLIDAADTLVAMTMDTGTTVGALFGSRGLYDNLNRQLMRLDDITYAGKSAIHKTSNLLDTLQNNVPGLLRKVDGITDDVSGMMTELKPLPGKVDKIMGNVDGMMSNIDTTIGKVDGLLKEVSQVTSGLTDFMETTEQTLQNADDLMTGISNVWIIRRNMPNKDSVPFMVETLW from the coding sequence ATGATAATAAAGCCGGTAAAACAGATAAACTGGATGGAAGTTTCAGGCCTCCTGGTCGGCGTGTTCTTCACTATCGCCGTCGTGATTTTCGGCTTTGTCCTCTATACCAAGTTGTTCACCAGCGGCATTATTGGCGTCGAAGAATATAAGCTCCACAGTAACTTTGAAAAAGCGCTCGGTCTGCGCCCGGGTACCCGCGTACAGATCAGCGGCGTAGACGTTGGCCAGATTTCGGACATGGAAATCGAGGCGAACGGCGTTCATATCGAGTTTACCATCCGCAAGCAGTTCCAGAACTGGATTACCGACAGCGCACAGGTTTTCGCCATCCGCGACCAGAACCTGATTTCGGCACGCGTCATCAACATCGACGTGAACCGCGGCAAGGGCCGCGTGCTTGAAGACGGCGACTACCTCCCGCCCGGCAGGGCACAGGACATCGAGACCGTGCTCGAGACCGCCAACGAGCTCCTCGGGCGCGTGAACCTCCTTATCGATGCAGCCGACACGCTCGTAGCGATGACGATGGATACCGGAACCACGGTGGGCGCCCTGTTCGGGTCGCGCGGACTATACGACAACCTGAACCGCCAGCTTATGCGCCTCGACGACATTACCTATGCGGGCAAGTCGGCCATCCACAAGACATCGAACCTACTCGACACGCTGCAGAACAACGTGCCCGGGCTGTTGCGGAAAGTCGACGGCATCACCGACGATGTATCGGGCATGATGACCGAACTCAAGCCGCTACCGGGCAAGGTCGACAAGATCATGGGCAATGTCGACGGCATGATGAGCAACATCGACACGACTATCGGCAAGGTCGACGGGCTCCTGAAGGAAGTGAGCCAGGTTACCTCGGGCCTTACGGACTTCATGGAAACCACGGAACAGACATTGCAGAACGCCGACGACCTCATGACGGGCATTTCCAACGTGTGGATTATCCGCAGAAACATGCCTAACAAGGATTCCGTGCCGTTCATGGTGGAGACGCTATGGTAG
- a CDS encoding T9SS type A sorting domain-containing protein, translated as MGNFFKPAGAFLAIAGASIAVHAATGEGDFSWSNVSMGGGGFVSAVIASPVEKNVFYARTDVGGAYRWNEETKRWESMMDWVDVSELGLLGIEAIAVDPKDEGKVYMMAGTSYFSNARSALLRSTDYGKSWEVHYTWDSTGAKGGVVMDFGVHGNGMGRGNGEALAIDPNNTDIMFYGSRRSGLWKSSDNGSTWSHVDSWTAAAGSDTTWNGSGFSFVQFAPGSSSTLYAGFLREGSTAKSTFENVFTSTDAGKTWKPLPIPDALRTTAGGAKVRLMPQRAVVSKDGGTLTVTFADGAGPHSMGWDEGWGMIYDGFGRGAVLQCDIATLTWTDVSPEDYIDDGNTGASEYDNADYADMENYTYIAPYGGISINPEDPNEMVVTTEGYRGPQFWYIATDGENGKWSDQWGSNIFRTTDGGKTWVASFKYYWMEGGYYPTVKQMDENGIGWMQGGSIHWSGSAAIDPFNPKRVFVSSGNGIFRCDNMDDYEVIPAGTFDSTTNYYYSSDEAVQGQVWHFNAHGIEETVPYEVVSIPGGPLVSVIADYDGFRHEDISKFPAHRHLTSVSGTNTSLGSTWALAYAPKSGTLVKVSATRAYEGQYNDVPIDPVQVSKDSGRTWSVATYGSLDKNYKEGTVAISTDGSIIVWVPGNGTTTVYRQVNSGWETVSGIDNASFVVGDPENANVFYAYNRTTGEFFRSEDKGGSFTKVSEPGKSNDKKFRAIPGYEGDLWLPIAERNETGDPVTGKLLHSTDGGKSWTPAEGIGYCEAVGYGKSKTAGGYPVIYAFGKVGETVGVFGSDDAGKTWTRVNDDGHEYGGLANGEFVMGDMNTYGVVYMSTAGRGIAARVPSDWNMGSSESSGTTAIARKAKPEGFGSVNYRNGNLEFVLSNASMRLTVFDMRGKNVYDNTFAKSGSVPVRSLAKSKGTYYVRATSNGKMLFSTRIAITR; from the coding sequence ATGGGTAACTTTTTCAAACCCGCAGGCGCATTTCTCGCCATCGCGGGTGCATCTATCGCCGTCCACGCAGCGACCGGCGAGGGCGATTTCAGCTGGAGCAACGTGAGCATGGGCGGTGGCGGGTTCGTTAGCGCCGTCATCGCCTCGCCCGTCGAAAAGAACGTGTTCTACGCGCGCACCGACGTGGGCGGCGCATACCGCTGGAACGAAGAAACCAAGCGATGGGAATCCATGATGGACTGGGTCGACGTGAGCGAACTCGGCCTGCTCGGGATCGAGGCCATCGCAGTAGACCCGAAGGACGAAGGCAAGGTGTACATGATGGCGGGCACGAGCTACTTCAGCAACGCCCGCAGCGCTCTCCTGCGTTCTACGGACTACGGCAAGAGCTGGGAAGTGCACTACACCTGGGATTCCACGGGCGCGAAGGGCGGCGTGGTGATGGATTTCGGCGTTCACGGCAACGGCATGGGCCGCGGGAACGGCGAAGCGCTCGCCATCGACCCGAACAATACCGACATCATGTTCTACGGTTCGAGAAGGTCCGGACTCTGGAAATCAAGCGACAACGGTTCCACCTGGAGCCACGTGGATTCCTGGACCGCGGCCGCCGGGAGCGATACCACCTGGAACGGCTCCGGGTTCAGCTTCGTGCAGTTCGCGCCGGGCAGTTCCAGCACGCTCTATGCCGGATTCCTGCGCGAAGGGAGCACGGCAAAATCCACGTTCGAGAACGTGTTCACCTCGACAGACGCGGGCAAGACATGGAAACCGCTCCCGATTCCCGACGCGCTCCGCACAACCGCAGGTGGCGCGAAGGTACGCCTGATGCCGCAGCGCGCGGTCGTCTCGAAGGACGGCGGCACGCTCACCGTCACGTTCGCCGACGGCGCGGGCCCGCATTCCATGGGCTGGGACGAGGGCTGGGGCATGATATACGACGGGTTCGGCCGCGGTGCGGTACTGCAGTGCGATATCGCGACGCTCACCTGGACCGACGTATCGCCGGAAGACTACATCGACGACGGCAACACGGGCGCATCGGAATACGACAACGCCGACTACGCCGACATGGAAAACTACACCTACATTGCACCCTACGGTGGCATATCCATCAATCCGGAAGACCCGAACGAGATGGTCGTCACCACGGAAGGCTACCGCGGCCCGCAATTCTGGTACATCGCTACCGACGGCGAAAACGGCAAGTGGAGCGACCAGTGGGGTTCCAACATCTTCCGCACCACGGACGGCGGCAAGACATGGGTCGCAAGCTTCAAGTACTACTGGATGGAAGGCGGCTACTACCCCACCGTCAAGCAGATGGACGAGAACGGAATCGGCTGGATGCAGGGAGGATCCATCCACTGGTCGGGCAGTGCGGCAATCGACCCGTTCAACCCCAAGCGCGTATTCGTGAGTTCCGGCAACGGCATCTTCCGCTGCGACAACATGGACGACTACGAGGTGATACCTGCGGGAACGTTCGATTCCACGACAAACTACTACTATTCGAGCGACGAGGCGGTCCAGGGCCAGGTATGGCACTTCAACGCACACGGCATCGAGGAGACCGTCCCCTACGAGGTGGTGAGCATTCCCGGAGGCCCGCTAGTTTCCGTCATCGCCGACTATGACGGATTCAGGCACGAGGACATCTCGAAGTTCCCCGCCCACAGGCACCTCACCTCCGTCTCGGGCACCAACACCTCCCTCGGTTCCACGTGGGCACTCGCCTACGCCCCGAAATCGGGAACGCTCGTGAAGGTGAGCGCCACCCGCGCCTACGAAGGGCAGTACAACGACGTGCCCATCGACCCGGTGCAGGTCTCGAAGGATTCCGGGCGCACATGGAGCGTAGCCACCTACGGGAGCCTCGACAAGAACTACAAGGAAGGCACGGTCGCAATTTCTACCGACGGGAGCATCATCGTCTGGGTACCGGGTAACGGAACCACCACCGTTTACCGCCAGGTAAATTCCGGATGGGAAACCGTATCGGGAATCGACAACGCGTCATTCGTCGTGGGCGACCCCGAAAACGCAAACGTGTTCTATGCATACAACCGAACAACGGGAGAATTCTTCAGGAGCGAAGACAAGGGCGGCTCGTTCACGAAGGTGAGCGAACCCGGCAAGAGCAACGACAAGAAATTCCGCGCCATCCCGGGATACGAAGGCGACCTCTGGCTCCCTATCGCCGAAAGGAACGAGACCGGCGACCCCGTGACAGGCAAGCTGCTCCACTCCACCGACGGCGGCAAGAGCTGGACACCCGCAGAGGGCATAGGCTACTGCGAGGCCGTAGGCTACGGGAAGTCTAAGACTGCAGGCGGCTATCCCGTGATCTATGCGTTCGGCAAGGTGGGTGAAACCGTAGGCGTGTTCGGAAGCGACGACGCAGGCAAGACATGGACCCGCGTGAACGACGACGGGCACGAATACGGCGGGCTCGCGAACGGCGAGTTCGTGATGGGCGACATGAATACCTACGGAGTCGTCTACATGAGCACAGCGGGCAGGGGAATCGCGGCACGCGTCCCGAGCGACTGGAACATGGGCTCGAGCGAATCTAGCGGAACGACTGCGATTGCCCGGAAGGCAAAACCCGAAGGATTCGGGAGCGTGAACTACAGGAACGGCAACCTGGAATTCGTGCTGAGCAACGCAAGCATGCGCCTGACCGTATTCGACATGCGCGGGAAAAACGTGTACGACAACACCTTCGCAAAGTCGGGCAGCGTACCCGTAAGGAGCCTCGCGAAATCGAAGGGCACGTACTACGTGAGGGCGACAAGCAACGGCAAGATGCTGTTCAGCACCCGCATTGCAATAACACGGTAA
- a CDS encoding RNA methyltransferase, with the protein MSEENKRTVRSTLTRKFGVSEKKDERRPRRDDGEGKKFGDRPVFGGRRDGERFRDGRPRGLREDGSRNEDSEGRFDRERRPRRFGDRPFGRREGGRFGDRFGKRGDRPFRAFDGASENSAPVYRQRPEQKSERVDENIDEAALEARAAMVEKSEDSVANPPWFKKLLAVTTEKGRDREGRFLGEGVHVVDELITKHREIVIAVYIVEGFENEALIEKINEADVTIHVLTEDQMKQLSSTVTTQGIIAHCRIANTKPVYESSRSVITLVDAVQDPGNLGTLFRTSLGFGSNGMVLGRGTVSPFNPKVVRGSSGTFLRVPFEFDIDMVDHINFLRSKGYTIIATDLHAKQTLRDIPKHKLRKMAFLVGNEGAGTNPYFIELADETVKIPMSSELESLNVSVAHGILSYEAAQIQEELK; encoded by the coding sequence ATGAGCGAAGAAAACAAGCGCACAGTGAGAAGCACTCTTACCCGCAAGTTCGGGGTGAGCGAAAAGAAAGACGAACGCCGCCCGCGTAGGGATGACGGCGAAGGCAAGAAGTTCGGCGACCGCCCGGTGTTCGGTGGACGTCGCGATGGCGAACGCTTCCGTGATGGCCGCCCGCGTGGCTTGCGCGAAGATGGCAGCCGCAACGAGGATTCCGAAGGCCGCTTTGACCGCGAACGCCGCCCGCGCCGCTTTGGCGACCGCCCGTTTGGCCGTCGCGAAGGTGGCCGTTTCGGCGACCGCTTTGGCAAGCGCGGTGACCGTCCGTTCCGCGCCTTTGACGGTGCTTCCGAGAACAGCGCTCCGGTCTACCGCCAGCGCCCGGAACAGAAGTCCGAACGCGTTGACGAAAACATTGACGAGGCCGCGCTCGAAGCTCGCGCCGCCATGGTCGAGAAGTCCGAAGACAGCGTCGCCAATCCGCCCTGGTTCAAGAAACTCCTCGCCGTCACGACCGAGAAGGGTCGCGACCGCGAAGGCCGCTTCCTCGGTGAAGGCGTCCATGTGGTGGACGAGCTTATCACCAAGCACCGCGAAATCGTTATCGCCGTCTATATCGTAGAAGGTTTCGAGAACGAGGCCCTCATCGAGAAGATCAACGAGGCCGACGTGACTATCCACGTGCTCACCGAAGACCAGATGAAGCAACTCTCCTCGACGGTTACCACGCAGGGCATTATCGCACACTGCCGCATCGCCAACACGAAGCCGGTGTACGAATCCAGCCGCAGCGTGATTACGCTCGTGGATGCCGTGCAGGATCCGGGCAACCTCGGTACGCTTTTCCGCACGAGCCTCGGCTTTGGTTCTAACGGCATGGTGCTCGGCCGCGGTACGGTGAGCCCGTTCAACCCGAAGGTCGTGCGCGGTTCCTCGGGTACGTTCCTCCGCGTGCCTTTTGAATTCGACATCGACATGGTCGACCACATCAACTTCTTGCGCAGCAAGGGCTACACCATCATCGCTACCGATTTGCATGCAAAGCAGACGCTGCGCGACATCCCGAAGCACAAGCTCCGCAAGATGGCGTTCCTCGTGGGTAACGAGGGTGCAGGCACGAACCCGTACTTCATTGAACTTGCCGACGAGACGGTGAAGATCCCGATGAGCAGTGAACTCGAATCTCTCAATGTTTCTGTGGCGCACGGCATCTTGAGCTACGAAGCCGCCCAGATTCAGGAGGAACTCAAGTAA
- the dxs gene encoding 1-deoxy-D-xylulose-5-phosphate synthase: protein MDLKDVKSPKDIKHCSVQELNRLASQVRETIIGQVSKHGGHLASSLGVVELTLALHYVYNAPDDKIVWDVGHQAYVHKLLTGRYDRFGTLRQQGGISGFLKRNESEYDCFGAGHATTSISAALGFAVARNHFDRKNNVVAVIGDGSMTGGMAFEALNNAGISKQNMTIILNDNKMSIAPNVGGFSKYLNRVISDPVYNKMRSDLDRLMKRVPGILGSRFRDLFLQVEAAAKNAVKPGAFFEDMGIRYFGPIDGHDINELIMILERVKSQPGPCIVHVLTEKGRGLDAAEKNPSKFHGCGPFDPESGLPLAPGKPNPSLTSVFGKTLLELAKKDNRIMGITAAMPTGCGLDIVAKELPDRVIDVGIAEEHAVTFAAGLACDGVVPVVAIYSSFMQRAYDQIMHDVALQNLHVVFVLDRAGLVGADGPTHHGAFDLSFLRTVPGMTVLAPSNENELRDMITASIDMEGAVAIRYPRGTALAESLAPASDAPFDAKLPKVIEQGKDILLLGAGFMTNELKKTAEILKANGYSPTLVDARIIKPLDEECYRGLLESHKVIVTLEDNTRIGGYGSAVMELMADLGITGKKFFRFGLPDHFVEQGEIQNLYKLLKIDGESVAKQLMERL from the coding sequence ATGGATTTAAAAGACGTAAAGTCTCCAAAGGATATCAAGCACTGTTCCGTGCAGGAACTGAACCGGCTTGCCTCGCAGGTGCGCGAGACAATCATTGGCCAGGTCTCCAAGCACGGCGGCCACTTGGCTTCTAGCCTGGGTGTCGTAGAACTTACGCTTGCACTCCACTATGTGTACAATGCCCCCGATGACAAGATTGTGTGGGACGTTGGCCACCAGGCTTATGTGCACAAGCTTTTGACCGGGCGCTACGACCGGTTCGGTACACTTCGCCAGCAGGGCGGTATTTCCGGGTTCCTCAAGAGGAACGAGAGCGAGTACGACTGCTTTGGCGCAGGCCATGCGACCACGTCTATTTCGGCGGCGCTCGGCTTTGCCGTGGCGCGCAACCATTTCGACCGCAAGAATAACGTGGTGGCCGTCATCGGTGACGGTTCCATGACTGGCGGTATGGCTTTCGAGGCCCTGAACAATGCGGGCATCTCGAAGCAGAACATGACCATCATCTTGAACGATAACAAGATGAGCATTGCGCCCAATGTGGGCGGGTTCAGCAAGTACCTGAACCGAGTGATTTCGGACCCGGTCTACAACAAGATGCGTTCGGACCTGGACCGCCTGATGAAACGTGTGCCCGGTATTCTCGGGAGCCGTTTCCGTGACTTGTTCTTGCAGGTGGAAGCCGCCGCGAAGAATGCGGTGAAGCCTGGCGCCTTCTTCGAAGACATGGGCATTCGTTACTTTGGCCCCATCGACGGTCACGACATCAATGAACTTATCATGATTCTCGAACGCGTGAAGTCGCAGCCCGGCCCGTGCATTGTGCACGTGCTGACCGAGAAGGGCCGCGGGCTCGATGCCGCGGAGAAGAACCCCTCGAAGTTCCATGGATGCGGACCGTTCGACCCGGAAAGCGGGCTCCCGCTCGCCCCCGGCAAGCCGAACCCTTCGCTCACGAGTGTATTCGGCAAGACTTTGCTCGAACTTGCGAAGAAGGACAACCGTATCATGGGAATCACGGCCGCCATGCCCACGGGCTGCGGTCTCGATATTGTTGCGAAGGAACTGCCCGACCGCGTGATAGACGTGGGCATTGCGGAAGAACATGCCGTGACATTTGCTGCGGGCCTTGCCTGCGACGGCGTGGTTCCGGTGGTCGCCATTTATTCAAGCTTCATGCAGCGCGCTTACGACCAGATTATGCACGATGTCGCGCTACAGAACCTGCACGTGGTCTTTGTTCTTGACCGCGCGGGACTTGTCGGTGCCGACGGCCCCACGCACCACGGTGCATTCGACCTTTCGTTCTTGCGTACGGTGCCGGGCATGACTGTGCTTGCGCCTAGCAACGAGAACGAACTCAGGGACATGATTACCGCCTCCATCGACATGGAGGGGGCCGTCGCCATCCGTTACCCGCGCGGTACGGCGCTCGCCGAATCGCTCGCGCCCGCAAGCGACGCTCCCTTTGATGCGAAACTTCCGAAGGTCATCGAGCAGGGCAAGGATATCTTGTTGCTCGGTGCCGGGTTCATGACAAACGAACTGAAAAAGACGGCGGAAATCCTGAAGGCGAACGGCTACAGCCCTACGCTTGTAGACGCGCGCATCATCAAGCCGCTTGACGAGGAATGCTACCGCGGGCTTTTGGAAAGCCACAAGGTCATCGTCACGCTCGAAGACAACACGCGCATTGGCGGCTATGGCTCTGCGGTCATGGAACTCATGGCCGACCTGGGGATTACGGGAAAGAAGTTCTTCCGGTTTGGTCTGCCTGACCATTTCGTGGAACAGGGTGAAATCCAGAATCTGTACAAACTCTTGAAAATAGACGGCGAGTCTGTCGCCAAACAATTGATGGAAAGACTATGA
- a CDS encoding polyprenyl synthetase family protein, giving the protein MENLEKESAVAQEYLARIAKEAEAKFDEHLPPVSDRPCRLHEAMRYSMFAGGKRLRPGLAKAAFDMFGGKGDKIWLATSALEMLHTFSLIHDDLPCVDNDDYRRGKLTSHKKFGEATAVMAGDALCVQAFELMGRAGDARAIEVLAHLLGTYGMIGGEMTDIECEGKKVDLEIVDYIHYHKTAALIEASLQVGAMLAGAEEKSIEAIRNYGRSIGLAFQIVDDILDIVSTTEELGKDAGSDIEKGKATYPSIVGLENSRVKAKELYDESLKAIDGLKYDTSILRAIAAFIITRVK; this is encoded by the coding sequence ATGGAAAATCTTGAAAAAGAATCTGCCGTCGCGCAGGAATATCTTGCGCGCATTGCGAAAGAAGCCGAAGCGAAATTTGATGAACATCTGCCCCCGGTAAGCGACCGTCCGTGTCGCCTGCACGAAGCCATGCGTTATTCCATGTTTGCGGGCGGAAAGCGCCTGCGTCCCGGCCTTGCGAAGGCCGCCTTCGACATGTTCGGTGGAAAGGGCGACAAGATTTGGCTTGCCACGAGTGCCCTCGAGATGCTCCATACCTTTAGCCTTATCCACGACGACCTGCCCTGTGTCGACAACGACGATTACCGCAGGGGCAAGCTCACGAGCCACAAGAAGTTTGGCGAGGCGACTGCCGTGATGGCGGGCGATGCACTCTGCGTGCAGGCCTTTGAGCTGATGGGCCGTGCGGGCGACGCGCGTGCCATCGAGGTTCTTGCCCACCTGCTGGGTACCTACGGCATGATCGGCGGCGAGATGACCGATATCGAGTGCGAAGGCAAGAAGGTCGATCTCGAGATTGTCGACTACATCCATTACCACAAGACGGCGGCGCTCATCGAGGCCTCCCTCCAGGTGGGTGCGATGCTTGCGGGCGCCGAGGAGAAGTCCATCGAGGCTATCCGCAACTACGGGCGCTCCATCGGGCTTGCGTTCCAGATTGTCGACGACATCCTGGACATTGTCTCCACGACCGAGGAACTGGGCAAGGACGCCGGTTCCGATATCGAGAAGGGCAAGGCGACTTACCCCTCTATCGTCGGGCTCGAAAATTCACGCGTGAAGGCGAAGGAACTCTACGACGAATCCCTGAAGGCTATCGACGGCCTCAAGTACGATACGTCTATCCTGCGCGCTATCGCCGCATTTATCATTACCCGGGTTAAGTAA